The Oryza brachyantha chromosome 6, ObraRS2, whole genome shotgun sequence region TCATTCTTCAGAGTTTCTGATAATTTATCTCTTCTCGTTTTTTGTCTGACAGAAGCAACACCGAAGCGAATTCTTCAGTTGATGGGCGTGAAGGGAGTTAGCATATCTCATATCAAGAGCCATCttcaggtatatatatatgtttttgtttaCCTAAGAACGAAGGCTAGGACTTTTCCTGTTCCATATATATGCCATGCAACAAGTGATTAATAACacgcatgtatatatatgcatcgaTCTTGCCATATCTATATGCTTCTTCAGAATTGTATGCTAAATATTAGCTAGAGATTTTGATCCATGgctgatcttttttttcccccttaaTGGTCAGATGTACAGATCAGGCTCTAGCAACAGCAATCATCCGGTCAGCCTCCAGAAAATGACATCAGCTACTGTTAGCAACATGAACAAACGTGAGCTTGCGAATCGTGAAGATAACTGCATTTATGCGTCAGAGGATAGAAACGCTGCATCTTCCGACAAGAATACTTACACCATACTCCGCTGCAGCCGCTCATCAATGTGAGTGTGAGAGGCACCAGCTAATTAATCGATTTTCAATGTTCCAAGTACTATCAATTAGTATGTGTGTGCATATGAATATTTCATTCAACAGCATATTGATTTTACACCTACTTGCAGACCGTCTATAGAAGAAATATTCAGAAATTGGGAGCAAAGTAGAGGGCGTCTTCTTCCATGGAACTCCAATGTAATTACAACAGAACAGGTACAGCTTTCCCCAATGAAAATAAGCTAGTAACAGAAATCACACCGCCTCTCAAATATATATCACTTCATTGCATGGCTGGAAATTTGTCTGAATTTTTAGCTAGTACGTCTTCATGCATGTATATCCTGCTAATGTATATGGACACGAtggagataaaaaaactatacatgGACAAATTCAGACGTATTATACTTAAAGAATCCATCTTACATAAATGTAGTGTTCCCtagaagcatatatatattgttttggaaACATGCATTAGGTGGAAGGCTGCCAAACTAGCAAACCATACTGCCGTGTATTGACTGTTTGTACCAAACATCTGCATGGTCCAAACCATGAGCTATCTAGGCTATCTCTGAAATGCATACTTACAAAAGCTGCAATCCATGCATACACTAAAAATATCAAGAGAGATTGACAAATGTGCTGTTGAATGTATCTTTGCAGCTGGCAGCTAGGGCAAGCCGTCAGACCACTGACAGTAAGCCTCTGAAGCAGACAGGCTGCGACCTGACGCTGTCCATCGCCCTGTGCGaggacgccgccggcagcgacgccgacggcTCGAGCACCATCAgcgaggaggccgccgcgccgtcgaggGACGAAGCTTTCGTCTCTTCGGCCGATGACCACTTCGCCtcagctgctgctgttgcaagGAAGGAGAGCGATATGCGAACTACTGATCTGAACCTGGACCTGACCATTTCATCTTCTTGGCTCTCCTGATGATGATTACGATCGATCATTTAGCTGATACAGTATATTTTGTGCATATGTAGTGGTTATATATGTACAAAAATAAGGCAGAGAGAGCTAGCGTCAGGCTAGCTAGTATTGCAGGTTACCTGATGATGATCTTAGAGTGTAGTAGTATTTTGGAGAAGATTTCTTTAGGATTAGTTTATATCATCAGATCAGACACagcattttagttttttttttcagtagcgcatgcatgcacgcgtctatttttatagttttctttCTGCTATTATTCGTTCGATGAGAGATGAGGACTTCAGACGAAGACGGGTGAGAAAATTTGACAGTTTTTGCTTCTTTTGGGTAGACTTCTCTGCTGAATTTCTCACCTTTCATCATCTGGGCAGTCCTGTATAGTTCTGATCGAATACTGTGATCTACGACTGATTAAGAATTAAtggcgtgcatgcatgtgctaTATTTGCTAGCCATTTTACTCTGGCTGTCAGAGGGTGTAAACAATCATGGATTTCTTACTAGCTAGCTgtgtatttctttttgttattcACACACTTTTTCCCCTATAGAACATATTCTTAATTGTGTCGTTGTTCTCCATCATTATTTATTACCCTATTTATTATGCATCCAGCACTTCCAAAACTTAATCATATGTGTTAAAGCGACATTTTGGTGCAAAATTATACATGAAGTACAACCATTATCACCTTTTATGAGAGAAAAGTTGACTTTTAGCCTGGCCTAATTTTCATCTCTTAACTCGATCAAAACCGTTCATCTTTCCTCCCTAAGCTGAAAACAAGTGCGGTTTTATTGCCGATCATaatatgacaaaaataaaGTGTATACAGTGTTTTGTTGTGTTTAGCCTCTCATCTAGAATATGCAGGTACAGAACGCGTATAGACCTTTCTATAGATTAATtgggaccttttttttttttggagtaaCAACCTTTTGTCCTTTTAGCTAGATTGATATGTAGAACAACACTATATTTTCAAGGATGTATACATGGACCTAATTACACATGTATAGTCGATTAATCTCATTGGAAATTCTGATAAGATGTCTTCTAGAGATGGTTGGCGAAACGGTCTTTGGGGTCACCTTGGCATATGGTTTGAGGCGATAGATGCGTTGGCTCGAGAGATTTGAGTTGAAAGTTTTGAATTCAGGAAACTCTAGAGAACTGGACGGCCGGGAGTCCACTTACGCGTGCCGTCTCCTCGCTCACCGGCGCCATGCGCTGCTCGTCGGCGGCCTTTCCTCCACGCTATTTTccgctgctcgccggcgtTGTCTCTCCTCCGCGGCTGCCTCTCCATGCCGGCACTGCTCCTCCATGCTGTTCCCTGACGTCGCTCCTCCGTGCTGCCCCATGCACCGGCGCCAATCCTGGCCTGCCTGTGTTCTCCGTGCTACATAGAGACAACGATTTTTTCAACCATACCATTATGTTTATAACATGTGTCGTTCGCACGTACTCGGACTTTTTGAATTATTGTTAGAAAGTTTACTCAAATAGTTTAAAATCTGAGCTGTAAGTTTTAAATATGAGTTGGGGTTTTTTAGCCCCAccttttcgcttctatttatacttataagtcaaaatttaaattttaaacttaaatttggagtttccACTCGGCCTGGCTGGGAGTCATTTTTTGCATGCGCAGGGCCTGGCTGAGCAGAAGATgcaggcaaccaaacaacGCCCATTTGCATTTGTGGATACGGGCCAGGTTTGATACATGCAACCATATAGCCCATACGGAAGTCTGGTTGGCCTGTATGGAGCGCCAGGCTAATTTGCAGGTTCCTGATCAGAGTGCAGTGATATTTTGGAGATTTCTCTTTGTGTCATCAGCCATATATTTTAGGCTTTAAGCAACGCATGCACGCATTTATTTTGTATAGTTTTCTTTCTACACGTGTTGGTGAGCATGTTTAAAGGTAGAGGAGGGCTTGATTTTTCTCTGATTTACATCATAAATCAGAACTCGTCTTACATGTACAAAGACGAAATTAAGTATGATTTCTTAATCACTacaacatgatttttttattatctaattttctttttatccatcctatacaataaaaatttctttaataaatactcACAGTCAATTTTGAGCCATCAtccatggttttttttctcctcttttttttccgtaTAATCATATTTGGTTGCATGATGATgaagagagtcagctaataaataCTCTTTCTTCGGGGTGAGACATGCATCTACGTTGGGTTTTGAttattacaatatatatatatatatgaagcatTTATCCTACTACCACAGGTGTAGCTATTTCCTTCACGTCTAGGGTGCAGAAcatctctatacatatttcttgtCTCTTCTAACAGAAAGTcatatagttgtatcattcacatgatatttaatagtatctatactttctgttggatgggagcagaaacaattatgaaaatgtttttcgtCATGAACATATagagagtagctacacctggtagtaggatttaattttcatatatatatcaattttctactccatatatatataaatatgtaatttatatgaaaaattagtaAGCAAGACAcacatattatgaaaatatattcaattatatatttaataaaactaatttagtgttgtatatgttactatattttgcTATAAATACGATCAAACTTAGAGTAGTTTGAATTTGACTAAAGTCAAAACGATTTATAACCTGAAGCGAGTGGAGTAGaatactattttaaatatatttttcaactttcagTAATTAGTGATTCATTTATACCCATGAATAATTAAAGTCATTCATCTTTTCCGCCATTTAGccaaatcagaaaaaaaaaacaacggaACACCCAAACAAACGCTGCTGCGAGTACTGTGCAGGGTCGGTCCAAAAGCATACGCACGATCAAACGGCCCAAAAAGCCCACAAGCTATTCGAGCCGTCACAATTTcagtacaaaaaaaaacaaccaaaaaaaaaaagaaagagagaaacacCTCGTCGGCGGTTGGGGTTGGGCTGAGCCaactcgcggcggcggcggccggtcaGCGTCCGCGACCCTTCGCCCCCGTGACGGCGCGGGCCTCCCCGCACCCGAGCTCCCAGAAGCACCCAGCGCCGCGGCTCTCCCGTTCCGTGGTTTGTGTCGTCCCCGCCTCAAATCCCCACGCCCCCGCAGGCCGCAGCCGGGCGTGCGCGCGCTTGCCGCCGGCGGGCGAGAGGGGGGCGCTGCGGAGATGTCGGTCCTCATAGTGACCAGTGTGGGGGACATCGAGGTGGACCTCCACGCCGACCTGTGCCCCCTCACCACCAAGAACTTCCTCAAGCTCTGCAAGTGAGTTTtttaccccccccccctcccccgcatCTAGGGCTCTGCTCTGTGTGTGAATTCGCGGGATCATCTGGCTACTAGGGTGACCCGGGTCCTGTGGCTGGTGGGTT contains the following coding sequences:
- the LOC102708345 gene encoding myb family transcription factor MPH1-like, giving the protein MGGFERRGVRQYNRSDVPRMRWTEELHRRFVEAVECLGGQDEATPKRILQLMGVKGVSISHIKSHLQMYRSGSSNSNHPVSLQKMTSATVSNMNKRELANREDNCIYASEDRNAASSDKNTYTILRCSRSSIPSIEEIFRNWEQSRGRLLPWNSNVITTEQLAARASRQTTDSKPLKQTGCDLTLSIALCEDAAGSDADGSSTISEEAAAPSRDEAFVSSADDHFASAAAVARKESDMRTTDLNLDLTISSSWLS